The following proteins come from a genomic window of Denitromonas sp.:
- a CDS encoding O-succinylhomoserine sulfhydrylase, with the protein MADHTEPSLDFDTLAVRAGIERSQFNEHSEAMYLTSSFVFDNAAQAAARFSGEEPGNVYARFTNPTVTALQSRLAALEGGEACVATASGMAAILSMVMALLKTGDHVVASQGLFGSTQQLFGNVFSRFGIETTFVPAADIAAYDAAARANTKLFFVETPSNPLTELVDIAAVAEVAHRHGALLAVDNCFCTPALQKPLALGADLVIHSATKYLDGQGRVLGGAVVGGAALVDEVFRFLRTAGPCLSPFNAWVILKGLETLRIRMDAQSANALAMAQWLEAQPQVARVYYPGLSSHPQHQLAMRQQGSGGAIVSFDVVGGREAAWRLIDATRLISITANLGDTKTTITHPASTTHGRISAEARAASGIGEGLIRLAVGLESVADLQADLAGLSR; encoded by the coding sequence GTGGCTGATCACACCGAGCCTTCGCTCGATTTCGATACGCTGGCCGTTCGCGCCGGGATAGAGCGCAGCCAGTTCAACGAACACAGCGAGGCGATGTATCTGACATCCAGCTTCGTGTTCGACAATGCCGCCCAGGCCGCGGCGCGGTTTTCGGGCGAAGAGCCGGGCAATGTCTACGCGCGCTTCACCAACCCCACGGTCACCGCCTTGCAGTCTCGCCTGGCGGCGCTCGAGGGGGGTGAAGCCTGCGTCGCCACGGCCTCTGGCATGGCCGCCATTTTGTCGATGGTCATGGCCTTGCTCAAGACCGGCGATCATGTGGTCGCCTCGCAAGGGCTGTTCGGATCGACGCAGCAACTCTTCGGCAATGTGTTCTCGCGCTTCGGTATCGAGACCACCTTCGTCCCGGCAGCCGACATTGCGGCCTACGACGCGGCGGCGCGTGCCAACACCAAGCTGTTTTTTGTCGAAACGCCATCCAATCCGCTGACCGAACTGGTCGACATCGCCGCCGTGGCCGAGGTGGCACACCGCCATGGTGCGCTGCTGGCCGTCGATAACTGCTTCTGCACGCCGGCGCTGCAAAAACCGCTGGCACTCGGTGCCGATCTGGTCATCCATTCGGCCACCAAGTACCTCGACGGTCAAGGCCGGGTACTGGGCGGCGCGGTGGTCGGTGGCGCCGCGCTGGTCGACGAAGTCTTCCGCTTCCTGCGCACGGCCGGGCCGTGCCTGTCGCCGTTCAATGCGTGGGTGATCCTCAAGGGGCTCGAAACCCTGCGCATCCGGATGGACGCCCAGAGTGCCAACGCGCTGGCCATGGCGCAGTGGCTCGAGGCCCAGCCCCAGGTGGCGCGGGTGTACTACCCGGGGCTCAGTTCCCACCCGCAGCATCAACTGGCCATGCGCCAGCAGGGCTCGGGCGGCGCCATCGTGAGCTTTGATGTGGTCGGCGGTCGCGAAGCGGCGTGGCGCCTGATCGACGCGACCCGCCTGATTTCCATCACCGCCAACCTCGGCGACACCAAAACCACCATCACGCATCCGGCGTCCACCACGCACGGGCGGATCTCGGCCGAAGCGCGTGCGGCGAGCGGCATCGGCGAAGGCTTGATCCGCCTGGCCGTGGGGCTGGAGTCGGTGGCTGACCTGCAGGCAGACCTGGCCGGGTTGTCGCGCTGA
- the purF gene encoding amidophosphoribosyltransferase: protein MCGILGVVATTAVNQLLYDGLQVLQHRGQDAAGIATTEGGRFLMHKGSGLVRDVFRTRNMRNLQGNWGIGHVRYPTAGSAYNAAEAQPFYVNSPFGLMLAHNGNLTNSEELKREMFLADLRHINTNSDSEVLLNVLAHELQAASNGCKLDENAIFQAVAAVHRRCRGAYAAVVMIAGYGLLAFRDPYGIRPLVIGRNDAPGGTEWIVSSESVAVDALGFKLLRDVEPGEAVVIDMEGNFRSRACAESTVHAPCMFEYVYLARPDSLIDGVSVYEARLKMGEYLAAKFRRVMPHVEIDVVIPIPDSSRPAALEMANQLGVPYREGFVKNRYIGRTFIMPGQAVRRKSVRQKLNTIHQEFKGKRVLLVDDSIVRGTTSQEIVNMARDAGATKVYFASAAPPVRHANVYGIDMPTRAELIGADRDESEICAAIGADGLLYQDLDDLRASVRAINPSIQYFETSCFDGKYVTGDVTADYLHGIEHRRGSAPVTVEDADGGPAANQLDLNLASDTSD from the coding sequence ATGTGCGGGATTCTAGGGGTTGTCGCAACAACGGCGGTCAATCAGTTGCTCTACGACGGGCTGCAGGTGTTGCAGCACCGCGGGCAGGATGCAGCCGGCATTGCGACCACCGAGGGTGGGCGCTTCCTGATGCACAAGGGCTCGGGGCTGGTGCGCGATGTGTTTCGCACGCGAAACATGCGCAACCTGCAGGGCAACTGGGGCATCGGGCATGTGCGCTACCCGACGGCGGGATCGGCCTATAACGCGGCCGAAGCGCAGCCGTTCTACGTCAATTCGCCGTTCGGCCTGATGCTGGCGCACAACGGCAACCTGACCAATTCCGAAGAGCTCAAGCGCGAGATGTTTCTCGCCGACCTGCGCCACATCAACACCAATTCGGATTCGGAAGTGCTGCTCAACGTGCTCGCGCACGAACTGCAGGCGGCCTCCAATGGCTGCAAGCTGGACGAGAACGCGATCTTCCAGGCGGTCGCTGCCGTGCATCGGCGTTGCCGCGGCGCTTATGCCGCGGTCGTGATGATTGCCGGCTACGGCCTGCTGGCCTTCCGTGATCCCTACGGCATCCGCCCGCTGGTGATCGGTCGCAATGATGCGCCGGGGGGCACGGAGTGGATCGTGTCGTCGGAGAGCGTGGCGGTCGACGCCCTCGGTTTCAAGCTGCTGCGCGATGTGGAGCCGGGCGAGGCGGTGGTGATCGACATGGAAGGCAACTTCCGCAGCCGCGCCTGTGCCGAATCGACGGTGCATGCGCCGTGCATGTTCGAGTATGTGTATCTGGCCCGACCGGACTCGTTGATCGATGGCGTGTCGGTCTATGAGGCGCGCCTGAAGATGGGCGAGTATCTCGCTGCCAAGTTCCGGCGTGTCATGCCGCATGTCGAGATCGACGTGGTCATCCCGATTCCCGACTCCAGCCGCCCGGCGGCGCTGGAGATGGCGAACCAGCTCGGGGTGCCGTACCGCGAAGGCTTCGTCAAGAATCGCTACATCGGCCGCACCTTCATCATGCCGGGCCAGGCCGTGCGCCGTAAGTCGGTGCGTCAGAAACTGAACACCATTCACCAGGAATTCAAGGGCAAGCGGGTGTTGCTGGTCGATGACTCCATCGTGCGTGGCACGACGAGCCAGGAGATCGTCAACATGGCGCGCGATGCGGGTGCCACCAAGGTGTATTTCGCTTCGGCCGCGCCGCCGGTGCGCCATGCCAACGTCTACGGTATCGACATGCCGACCCGGGCCGAGCTGATCGGCGCGGATCGCGACGAGTCCGAAATCTGCGCCGCCATCGGCGCGGACGGCCTGTTGTATCAGGATCTTGACGATCTGCGTGCGTCGGTGCGGGCGATCAACCCGTCCATCCAGTACTTCGAAACCTCCTGTTTCGACGGCAAGTATGTGACCGGCGATGTCACGGCGGACTACCTCCACGGTATCGAGCACCGTCGTGGTTCGGCGCCGGTGACCGTCGAAGACGCCGACGGCGGGCCGGCGGCCAACCAGCTCGACTTGAACCTCGCCTCGGACACTTCGGATTAA
- a CDS encoding peptidylprolyl isomerase — protein MAVKLHTNHGTITLELDAEKAPETVKNFLAYVEAGHYDNTIFHRVIDGFMIQGGGFEPGMKQKPTKDPVKNEADNGLKNDKGTIAMARTQDPHSASAQFFINVADNDFLNFRSASPQGWGYCVFGRVSEGLETVDAIRAVKTRSSGFHQDVPAEDVVIERAEII, from the coding sequence ATGGCAGTCAAACTGCACACCAACCACGGCACCATCACCCTCGAGCTCGACGCCGAGAAAGCCCCCGAGACGGTCAAGAACTTCCTGGCCTATGTCGAAGCCGGCCACTACGACAACACCATTTTCCATCGCGTGATCGACGGCTTCATGATCCAGGGCGGCGGATTCGAGCCGGGCATGAAGCAGAAACCGACCAAGGACCCGGTCAAGAACGAAGCCGACAACGGCCTCAAGAACGACAAGGGCACCATCGCCATGGCCCGCACCCAGGATCCGCACTCGGCCTCGGCGCAGTTCTTCATCAACGTTGCCGACAACGACTTCCTCAACTTCCGCTCGGCATCGCCGCAGGGCTGGGGCTACTGTGTGTTCGGCCGTGTCTCCGAAGGTCTCGAGACGGTGGACGCCATCCGCGCCGTCAAGACCCGCTCGTCCGGTTTCCACCAGGATGTGCCGGCTGAAGATGTCGTCATCGAGCGCGCGGAAATCATTTGA
- a CDS encoding UDP-2,3-diacylglucosamine diphosphatase: protein MIAPHSTQADMPAMFIADLHLCAAQTATTRAFEAFMAGPARNAGRLYILGDLFEYWAGDDDLAEPYHHHIAQQLLALTRHGTAVHFVAGNRDFLIGERFCAATGVALATEPVHIALGARTAVLLHGDVLCTDDHAYQAFRNQVRDPHWQTAFLARPLAERRAIIENVRAHSEAGKREKAADIMDVNEAAVIAAFRHAGCDLMIHGHTHRPATHHHIADGAACERWVLSDWHGTAPYLAWSEGVLRRETLSP, encoded by the coding sequence TTGATCGCGCCGCACAGCACACAGGCAGACATGCCGGCGATGTTCATCGCCGACCTGCACCTGTGTGCGGCCCAGACCGCCACGACCCGCGCCTTCGAGGCCTTCATGGCGGGGCCAGCCCGTAACGCCGGGCGGCTCTACATTCTGGGCGACCTGTTTGAATACTGGGCGGGCGACGACGATCTCGCCGAGCCCTACCACCACCATATCGCCCAACAACTGCTCGCGCTCACCCGACACGGCACCGCCGTCCATTTCGTGGCCGGCAACCGGGACTTCCTGATCGGTGAGCGTTTCTGCGCCGCGACGGGCGTCGCGCTGGCGACCGAACCCGTCCACATTGCGCTCGGCGCGCGTACCGCCGTCCTGCTCCACGGCGACGTCCTGTGCACCGACGACCACGCCTACCAGGCTTTCCGCAACCAGGTTCGCGACCCGCACTGGCAAACGGCCTTCCTCGCCCGTCCGCTGGCCGAGCGCCGCGCCATCATCGAGAACGTGCGCGCCCACAGCGAAGCGGGCAAGCGCGAAAAGGCGGCGGACATCATGGACGTCAACGAAGCCGCCGTCATTGCTGCCTTCAGGCACGCCGGCTGCGACCTGATGATCCACGGCCACACCCACCGCCCGGCAACCCACCATCACATTGCCGACGGCGCAGCCTGCGAACGCTGGGTGCTGTCCGACTGGCATGGCACGGCCCCCTACCTGGCCTGGTCGGAGGGTGTCCTGCGCCGGGAAACGCTCAGTCCGTAG
- the folC gene encoding bifunctional tetrahydrofolate synthase/dihydrofolate synthase, protein MPDSVLPGDLAGWLALIEARHGQRIELGLARVAAVRDAMGQTSDAVVITVAGTNGKGSTCALLEAICLAAGYRVGLYTSPHLMRYNERVRINGFEVDDATLAAAFAQVEAARGDTYLTYFEHGTLAAWACFAEAALDVIILEVGLGGRLDATNIFDSDCAIVTSIAMDHMEYLGDTREAIGREKAGIFRAGRPAICADPQPPESVAAVAAEVGAPLQISGRDFGFSGDRTQWAFWGPGVKRGGLAYPALRGANQLLNASAAMAALEAIRDRLPVPMQAVREGMMLVELPGRFQTLPGQPAVVLDVAHNPQAVGVLAENLANMGYYPETWAVVGMMADKAVEASLARIQSRVDHWLPASLPGPRGLSADDLAARMSAAGIAVGDARYASPADAYRAARAAAQDGDRIIVFGSFLTVADALVAIRAER, encoded by the coding sequence ATGCCTGATTCCGTCTTGCCCGGCGATCTCGCCGGATGGTTGGCCCTGATCGAAGCCCGTCACGGCCAGCGTATCGAACTGGGTCTGGCGCGGGTCGCCGCGGTCCGCGACGCCATGGGCCAGACCTCCGATGCGGTGGTGATCACCGTCGCCGGTACCAATGGCAAGGGCTCGACCTGTGCGCTGCTCGAAGCCATCTGCCTGGCCGCCGGCTATCGCGTGGGCCTGTACACCTCGCCCCACCTGATGCGCTACAACGAACGGGTGCGCATCAACGGCTTCGAGGTCGACGATGCCACGCTGGCAGCGGCCTTCGCGCAGGTCGAAGCCGCGCGCGGCGACACCTATCTCACCTATTTCGAGCACGGCACACTGGCCGCCTGGGCCTGCTTTGCCGAGGCCGCGCTCGACGTCATCATTCTTGAAGTCGGGCTCGGTGGCCGGCTCGACGCCACCAATATCTTCGATTCGGACTGCGCCATCGTCACCAGTATCGCCATGGATCACATGGAATACCTCGGTGATACGCGCGAGGCGATCGGCCGCGAGAAGGCTGGTATTTTCCGCGCCGGTCGACCCGCCATCTGTGCCGACCCGCAACCGCCCGAATCCGTCGCCGCAGTGGCCGCGGAAGTTGGCGCGCCGTTGCAGATCAGCGGCCGGGATTTCGGTTTCTCCGGCGATCGCACCCAATGGGCGTTCTGGGGCCCCGGCGTCAAACGCGGCGGCTTGGCCTATCCGGCGCTGCGTGGCGCCAACCAGTTGCTCAACGCCAGCGCGGCAATGGCCGCCCTGGAGGCCATTCGCGATCGCCTGCCGGTGCCGATGCAGGCAGTGCGCGAGGGCATGATGCTGGTCGAGCTGCCGGGGCGCTTCCAGACCCTGCCCGGCCAGCCGGCCGTGGTACTCGATGTGGCGCACAACCCGCAGGCCGTGGGGGTGCTCGCCGAGAACCTCGCCAACATGGGCTACTACCCGGAAACCTGGGCGGTGGTCGGCATGATGGCCGACAAGGCCGTCGAGGCGTCGCTGGCGCGGATCCAGAGCCGTGTCGACCATTGGCTGCCGGCCTCCCTGCCTGGCCCGAGAGGCCTGTCGGCGGATGATCTTGCGGCGCGCATGTCGGCGGCCGGTATCGCGGTGGGCGATGCGCGCTACGCGTCGCCCGCTGACGCCTATCGGGCTGCCCGGGCAGCGGCGCAGGACGGTGATAGAATCATCGTCTTTGGTTCCTTCCTGACGGTGGCCGATGCACTGGTCGCCATTCGCGCTGAACGCTGA
- the accD gene encoding acetyl-CoA carboxylase, carboxyltransferase subunit beta translates to MSWLQKLLPPKIKRDDSAARKSIPEGLWSKCPACEAVLYRSDLESNHSVCPKCGHHQRIRARERLNLMLDPEGRFEIGAEVTPMDLLKFKDSKRYPDRLKAAARETGEQDALVVLQGAILSVPVVVACFEFDFLGGSMGSVVGERFARGVQAAIEQRVPFICVTATGGARMQEGLFSLMQMAKTTAAINQLAARKLPFISILTDPTMGGVSASFAFMGDVVIAEPNALIGFAGPRVIEQTVREKLPEGFQRAEFLLDKGAIDMIVDRREMRQRLADLLTLLTRQPATHA, encoded by the coding sequence ATGAGTTGGCTTCAGAAGCTGCTGCCCCCGAAAATCAAGCGCGACGACAGCGCAGCCCGCAAGTCCATTCCCGAAGGGCTGTGGAGCAAATGCCCGGCCTGCGAGGCCGTGCTGTACCGCTCCGACCTCGAGAGCAACCACAGTGTCTGCCCCAAGTGCGGCCATCATCAGCGCATTCGCGCACGCGAGCGGCTGAACCTGATGCTCGATCCGGAAGGCCGGTTCGAGATCGGTGCCGAAGTCACGCCGATGGACCTGCTCAAGTTCAAGGACTCCAAACGTTATCCCGACCGCCTGAAGGCAGCCGCACGCGAGACCGGCGAGCAGGATGCCCTGGTGGTCTTGCAGGGGGCGATCCTGAGCGTGCCGGTGGTGGTTGCCTGCTTCGAGTTCGATTTTCTCGGCGGGTCGATGGGCTCCGTGGTCGGCGAGCGCTTCGCTCGCGGCGTGCAGGCTGCCATCGAACAGCGCGTCCCCTTCATCTGTGTGACCGCGACCGGCGGTGCCCGCATGCAGGAAGGCCTGTTCTCGCTGATGCAGATGGCCAAGACCACTGCCGCCATCAACCAGCTCGCCGCGCGCAAGCTGCCGTTCATTTCGATCCTGACCGACCCGACCATGGGCGGGGTGTCGGCCAGCTTCGCCTTCATGGGCGATGTGGTGATCGCCGAGCCCAATGCGCTGATCGGCTTTGCCGGGCCGCGCGTGATCGAGCAGACCGTGCGCGAGAAGCTGCCTGAAGGCTTCCAGCGCGCCGAATTCCTGCTCGATAAAGGGGCGATCGACATGATTGTCGACCGACGCGAGATGCGTCAGCGCCTCGCCGATTTGCTCACACTCCTGACCCGCCAGCCCGCCACGCATGCCTGA
- a CDS encoding peptidylprolyl isomerase: protein MKALLLALSFALVTGAAHAGPKVALDTSKGTIVLELDDKAAPVTTENFLKYVRDGFYNGVIFHRVIPGFMIQGGGFEPGMKQKSTRTPIKNEAKNGLSNVTGSIAMARTSDPHSASAQFFINLVDNANLDYPSFDGWGYAVFGKVVEGMDVVKAIGAAPTGAAAGHRDVPTEDITIRSAREIAASH, encoded by the coding sequence ATGAAAGCACTGTTGCTCGCGCTGAGCTTCGCACTGGTCACGGGCGCAGCCCACGCCGGCCCCAAGGTGGCACTTGACACATCCAAGGGCACCATCGTCCTCGAACTGGACGACAAGGCGGCGCCGGTCACGACCGAGAACTTCCTCAAGTACGTGCGCGACGGCTTCTACAACGGCGTGATCTTTCACCGCGTCATTCCCGGCTTCATGATCCAGGGCGGCGGTTTCGAGCCGGGCATGAAGCAGAAGAGCACCCGTACGCCGATCAAGAACGAAGCCAAGAACGGCCTGAGCAACGTCACCGGCAGCATCGCCATGGCGCGCACCAGCGACCCGCACTCGGCCAGCGCGCAGTTCTTCATCAACCTCGTCGACAACGCCAACCTCGACTACCCGTCGTTTGACGGCTGGGGCTATGCCGTTTTCGGCAAGGTGGTCGAAGGCATGGACGTGGTCAAGGCCATCGGCGCCGCCCCCACGGGCGCGGCCGCCGGCCATCGCGATGTTCCGACCGAGGACATCACCATCCGCAGCGCCCGCGAGATCGCGGCCAGCCACTGA
- a CDS encoding CvpA family protein — translation MTVFDYAFLGLLGLMAILGFWRGLISEVLAIAGWVLAFIAARMFAGQAGVLFVDWLSEPAFAYLAGFALIFLTVLVAVAVVRYVLRALIHAVGLGFVDRGFGALFGTAKAVAIACLLVALGGASGVSRAPWWEAAMFSPLLETAVVAAKPWMPDMVAERVSFR, via the coding sequence ATGACAGTTTTCGACTACGCGTTCCTCGGCCTGCTGGGCTTGATGGCCATTCTCGGTTTCTGGCGTGGCCTGATCAGCGAGGTGCTGGCCATTGCCGGCTGGGTGCTGGCCTTCATCGCGGCGCGCATGTTTGCCGGACAGGCCGGCGTGTTGTTCGTCGATTGGTTGAGCGAACCGGCGTTTGCCTATCTGGCCGGATTCGCGCTGATTTTCCTGACCGTGCTGGTGGCGGTGGCCGTGGTGCGCTATGTGCTGCGTGCGCTCATCCACGCCGTCGGGCTGGGTTTTGTGGATCGCGGGTTTGGCGCGCTCTTCGGTACGGCAAAGGCCGTGGCGATTGCATGTTTGCTGGTAGCTTTGGGGGGCGCGAGCGGTGTGTCTCGGGCCCCGTGGTGGGAGGCGGCGATGTTCTCGCCGCTGCTTGAGACGGCCGTGGTGGCGGCGAAACCCTGGATGCCCGACATGGTGGCGGAACGGGTGAGTTTTCGATAG
- the trpA gene encoding tryptophan synthase subunit alpha encodes MSRIQSRFEQLRAAGRRGLIPFITAGDPSPELTLPLMQALVDGGADIIELGVPFSDPMADGPTIQRASERALAAGMSLRKVLAIVERFRETDSATPVVLMGYANPIEAMGAEVFVAAAARAGVDGVLVVDYPPQECVAFAQLAKDAGIDPIFLLAPTSIEARIGDVAKAGSGYIYYVSLKGVTGSAKLDLDEVAKRIPMIRERVGMPVGVGFGIRDAETAKAVGAVADAVVIGSRIIEEIEQAGPADAPARVTAFMRAIREALDSLGENQS; translated from the coding sequence ATGTCACGAATTCAATCGCGTTTCGAGCAGTTGCGTGCCGCCGGCCGGCGCGGACTGATTCCGTTCATTACCGCGGGCGACCCGTCGCCCGAGCTGACACTGCCGCTGATGCAGGCGCTGGTCGACGGCGGTGCCGACATCATCGAGCTCGGTGTTCCGTTTTCAGACCCGATGGCCGACGGGCCGACCATCCAGCGCGCCTCCGAGCGTGCGCTGGCCGCCGGGATGTCCCTGCGCAAGGTGCTGGCCATCGTCGAGCGCTTCCGTGAGACCGACTCGGCGACGCCCGTGGTCCTGATGGGCTACGCCAATCCGATCGAGGCGATGGGGGCCGAGGTGTTCGTCGCGGCGGCGGCCAGGGCCGGCGTCGACGGCGTGCTGGTGGTGGACTACCCGCCGCAGGAGTGCGTCGCCTTTGCCCAGCTGGCCAAGGACGCGGGCATCGACCCGATCTTCCTGCTTGCGCCCACCTCGATCGAAGCGCGTATCGGCGACGTCGCCAAGGCGGGCAGTGGCTACATCTACTATGTCTCCCTCAAGGGCGTGACCGGATCGGCCAAGCTGGATCTGGATGAAGTGGCCAAGCGCATCCCGATGATCCGCGAGCGTGTCGGCATGCCGGTGGGCGTGGGCTTCGGCATTCGCGATGCGGAAACGGCCAAGGCTGTCGGCGCGGTGGCCGATGCCGTGGTGATCGGCAGCCGCATCATCGAAGAAATCGAACAGGCCGGGCCGGCCGACGCGCCTGCACGCGTCACCGCCTTCATGCGCGCCATTCGCGAGGCGCTCGACAGTCTTGGAGAGAACCAGTCATGA
- a CDS encoding L,D-transpeptidase family protein, with amino-acid sequence MNVNRLFRLGFATALMSLSLGVSSATLSDSGPDADLLRVFEAIEAKRLDEALAQTEAIIKVYPNFRLAHLIKGDLLLARGRPLKGFGNVNGDSSAIADLREEAFARLRAYRDKPQAQYVPRYLLQMGAEQKYAVVVDTRRARLYVYKNENGTPRFVADFYASHGKAGAEKIREGDNKTPVGVYHVISQIDRSKLPDLYGDGAFPINYPNEWDKRVGRTGYGIWLHGVPQDTYARPPRASEGCVVLANQDFNTLSNYVQVGLTPVIISNQIEWLSMDDWQAERGSLNAAIEAWRKDWESRDVSRYLKHYARSFKSGSADLASWSAHKTRVASGKTWIKVELDRISMLRSPGKDELVEVTFDQRYESNNHDDQRRKKQYWIKENGQWRIAYEGNA; translated from the coding sequence ATGAACGTCAACCGTCTTTTCCGCCTCGGCTTCGCCACGGCGCTGATGTCGCTGTCGCTCGGCGTGTCGTCGGCCACGCTCTCCGACAGCGGCCCCGACGCCGACCTGCTGCGCGTGTTCGAAGCCATCGAAGCCAAGCGCCTCGACGAAGCACTGGCGCAGACCGAAGCGATCATCAAGGTCTATCCCAACTTCCGCCTGGCGCATCTGATCAAGGGCGATCTCCTGCTTGCCCGCGGCCGCCCGCTCAAGGGCTTCGGCAATGTCAACGGCGACAGCAGTGCCATTGCCGACCTGCGCGAGGAAGCCTTCGCGCGCCTGCGCGCCTACCGCGACAAACCGCAGGCCCAGTATGTGCCCCGCTACCTGCTGCAGATGGGCGCCGAACAGAAATACGCCGTGGTCGTCGACACCCGTCGCGCCCGCCTTTATGTCTACAAGAACGAGAACGGCACGCCGCGCTTCGTGGCCGACTTCTACGCCAGCCATGGCAAGGCTGGCGCCGAGAAGATCCGTGAAGGCGACAACAAGACGCCGGTTGGCGTCTACCACGTCATCTCGCAGATCGACCGCAGCAAGCTGCCCGATCTCTACGGTGACGGCGCCTTCCCGATCAACTACCCCAACGAGTGGGACAAGCGCGTCGGCCGCACCGGCTACGGCATCTGGCTCCATGGCGTGCCGCAAGACACCTACGCCCGCCCGCCGCGCGCCTCCGAAGGCTGCGTGGTGCTGGCCAACCAGGACTTCAACACGCTGTCCAACTATGTGCAGGTCGGCCTGACGCCGGTGATCATCAGCAACCAGATCGAGTGGCTGTCGATGGACGACTGGCAGGCCGAGCGCGGTTCGCTCAACGCGGCCATCGAAGCCTGGCGCAAGGACTGGGAGAGCCGCGACGTCTCCCGCTACCTCAAGCACTATGCGCGCAGCTTCAAGAGCGGCAGCGCCGACCTGGCCAGCTGGTCCGCCCACAAGACCCGGGTCGCCAGCGGCAAGACCTGGATCAAGGTCGAACTCGACCGCATCAGCATGTTGCGCAGCCCGGGCAAGGACGAGCTGGTCGAAGTCACCTTTGACCAACGCTACGAGAGCAACAACCACGACGACCAGCGCCGCAAGAAGCAGTACTGGATCAAGGAAAACGGTCAGTGGCGCATCGCCTACGAAGGCAACGCCTGA
- a CDS encoding SPOR domain-containing protein has protein sequence MATDDAQTDLKKRARRRLVGAAALALLAVIVLPMVMDPAPKPVGEDIQVRIPSQEGENFAQRRIDVPPQPPVAEANLPPAPVVEPAPAEPVAKAPVVDKPEAKPATPEPKPAAPRAEPANDKPAAVPTADERARVEAILAGKLLKPAAPVASGEAFVVQLGAYGNEDSATTLAGQVRAKGFKVFTQKVGATTRVRVGPYPSRDAAEKAAGQLEKAGFKGVVMARG, from the coding sequence ATGGCGACCGACGACGCCCAGACCGATCTGAAAAAGCGAGCCCGCCGCCGACTGGTGGGCGCCGCGGCGCTTGCCTTGCTGGCAGTGATTGTCCTCCCGATGGTCATGGACCCGGCCCCCAAGCCGGTCGGCGAGGACATCCAGGTTCGCATCCCCAGCCAGGAAGGCGAGAATTTCGCCCAGCGTCGCATCGATGTGCCGCCCCAGCCGCCGGTGGCCGAAGCCAACCTTCCGCCGGCGCCGGTCGTCGAGCCGGCACCGGCCGAGCCTGTGGCCAAGGCGCCCGTGGTTGATAAACCCGAAGCCAAGCCGGCGACGCCGGAGCCCAAGCCGGCAGCGCCACGCGCCGAACCGGCGAACGACAAGCCCGCGGCGGTGCCGACAGCGGACGAGCGCGCGCGGGTCGAAGCGATCCTGGCGGGCAAGCTGCTCAAGCCGGCGGCCCCCGTGGCCTCGGGCGAGGCCTTTGTCGTCCAGCTCGGCGCCTATGGCAACGAAGACAGCGCGACCACGCTGGCCGGGCAGGTGCGTGCCAAGGGGTTCAAGGTGTTTACCCAGAAGGTCGGGGCGACGACGCGTGTGCGTGTCGGCCCGTATCCCTCCCGTGATGCGGCCGAGAAGGCGGCGGGCCAGCTTGAGAAGGCCGGCTTCAAGGGTGTGGTGATGGCCCGCGGTTGA